In Thiomicrorhabdus aquaedulcis, the genomic stretch TACAACACAACCTCAATAACATTGCGTAATTTTGGAATGGCACTTTGTGCCACGTTATACAGCACGCCGTAATTCATTTTTGCCCCGGCTTCTGTCATTGCCGACGCTAGGACAACACCTGAATTGGCGTTTGTGTCAAAAAATGTGTTCGATAAAACTTTCTGTTTAATGATGTCCGTCGCACTGGCGGACACATTAAGGTAATAACCGTAAGAGCCGGTCATTGCCGATTGCAAGCTTGCATTAGCCAAGGCAGTGGCTTTATCTGGATAGAGTTTACTGCCTAGTCGGGAAACCACTTCATTACTGGCGTTGTTTAACATTGCCGGTAGTCTGGATGTGTACGCCTCCACACAGTTCACGGGAGCGCCATCTGGAGCACCGCTTGCATTATAAAGCTGGACGTACAGTGAGGGGTTTACGTTGCTTAATTGTGCCCACATATCAGGCTCTTTTAGCACATCGTTTATAAGTATTTGGCCAGTGTCAAACTCTGGAAAAACGCATTTATCAAAAAATCCACTCATGTTCATTCTGAAAGAGATGTTTTCGCTTCGGGCGTTTTCCGCCTCCATTAAAACCTTCTCGCCAAACAGCAATCCGTTATTTTGGAACGCGACGCCTTCCAGTGCATAGGCCGGAACAATGACTTGCATCGTCGTTTCATACGAAGTCGTCAACCAATCTCCTATTTTACTTGTAACGTGGCCAAAGACCGCAATGGAAAGCGGAACATTGGTCACAATGGATGCGCCGGTTGTACCCGTCCTGTCAATAAGAGCAACGTCGGCTTTGGGAACAAAAAATACAAAGTACAGGAACAAGGATACGATAAACCATCTAAAGCCGGCCACCAGGTCTTGAACCCCGGTAAGCACAGCCACCGCAGCGCCCGCTAAACCAAAAAGCAATGCGGCACCAAGCAACGTCGAAAAGTTATCGGTGTTGGTTATCATGGCAATCGCTTCAAAAACGCCTCGGAGTTCTTGAATGTTCCAGTACGAGTATATTTCCCAAATCATCTTTTTTTCCTATCGAGTTCTATTGATGGCGAATAATTGTTGAGCGGTACGCTCTTTCACGCTTTTAACTTCAAATTCGAGAGATTGCTTGGCGGTCGTATAGGTACTGAACCTAACCATTGCTTCTTGCATACCCCTGTCAACTTCTGAATTTACCCGGTAAATCTCTGCTTCAAGCTGTTTAACCGCTAACTGAATACCTTCGTTTTTGGCTTTACCTGTGGCTTGCAGAGCAACATGGACGCTTTTTAGGGTTCTTTTTAGTAATCCCGCTGTGTATGCAAGAGCAATAACTTCTTCTGCCGCATTTAAAGTACCTAGCACTCCACCTGTACGGTATTCCGACTCCATCATTGTCCATACGGGTAGAAAACTCATGTTGACCACCTCATAGTCGTCTAACGTTACGCCGCCAGAACGATTCATAATTTTTTCTTGAGTCTTCTGCATTTTCTCGTGAATAATGTTTCGCAACGATTTGATTCTGACTGTTTGACCAGTGTTGCTCACCGTTTTACAAGTCTGTACATCACTGCATGTGTAAATTGGCAGCACTACTTGACTGCTGGGGTCTGTCCCCATAAACGCTTCTAGCGGGCTAAGAAACATGGGGAGTTCATGCGCCGCTTCTGGCATGGGCGTGTCCCCGCTGCCGTCTTTGATGATGACCGTACCAACAAGAGCCTGGATGATATGCTTCTCATCATTTGACAAGCCACCACCGTTTGTTGTGACTTTATCCATTGCTCGCCATAAAAGGTTGCCAGGACTTACCCAAAACTTCTCATCCTCGGACAAGGGTGATGAACTCCCAATGAGAGAATCCTTTGTTTTCGTCACTTCTTTCGGGTCTTTATCAAAAGACTCTTTTATCCCTGACCAATCTTGCGCTACCCCTAGAACATTCGACCCCATTTCTTTCATGTCGTTAAAAAAACCGTTTTGAAGTGAGCCATTTTGACCCGCTAAAACAATCCCTTTTGCAGCCTCACAGGAGTTCACGTTCAGCGCATTGATTTTATTAGCCATGTCCTGAAAATACTTTAGAACCGCGCCCAACTGGGGCGCAACGCTGTCCATTGCAAGCTGGAAAACGGCTCCCGCCGCGTTGTTACCAATGTTTTGAAGCATCTGTACTAATTGTTCGGAGTTGATAAAGCTGAAGCTACCCGCAAAAGCATCAATCCCGCCGCAACTCGCAGACAATCTCGGTGGGTCAAACGTGGCCAACTGGTAATTTTTTTGAGGAATTCGCACGGTCAAACTGCCGCCCGTTATGTAGTTACGCGTCTGTCCCTGAAAGGTGTTTGCACCGCTTGCATTACCGTACACGCCCACTTCATTAAAGAAAGACTGCATATCTGATAAGCTTGCATGAGCGGACGTGCTAACCGTCATAGCCAGAGCCATCCCAACGAGAAGTTTGTTAAGTTTTACAATAGGGGTTTTCATCAAAAATTGTCTCCAGGCTTGGTGGCGGTTAGAACGTAAATACGCTTTTCGAGTTCTTGAACAGAGACCCAGCCGGTAGCAATAGGCTGAATATCTTTGGTTTTTGTATTGATTAACATAATAGTGGGGGTTTGAGTCACGCCAAGATTTGCGGCTTGCCCTGTATCGACTTGACTGTTAGGGAATTTATCCACTAAAACGCCGTCTACTGAAATCGACATAACATCCATCTTGCTTCTCTCAGCGAGAAGTTTGACTGGGAACTCCATCTGGTGACAGTAATCACAATCGCTACGATAAAAAAAGAAGAGGCCGTATCCCTGCTCTTTTAAGCTTTCAAGGTTAGAATCTTGTTTTTGAATGTTTGTTCGGTTATTAACCGCTTTGGCCATTTGTGCCGTCGGGAATTTTTGCGAGTAATCAAGCTCTGGATTTACCCATTGAACACGCTTCCAGTTATCAGCAAACACCGCCGCTTTAGTGGTGACATCGTTTTGAAACTGTATGTAGTTGTAGATATTCTCTTCGCTTGGATTAACGTAAGCGATTTGAAGTAACTCTTGAAGCCTGGCTTGAATGCGTGCGAACTCAGAGATTTCAGGCGCTTTAACCTCTGCTGGCGGAGCTTCTTTTGGCGGAGCGGGTTCGGGTTTTTTCTCAATGATAGGAGGCAGTGCAACCTCTTCCTCGCAGTACCAGTTAAACTTTTCTTTGCCTTCGCACTGGAACGCCGATTTATAATCTACCCGCGAATCCGTGCTGGCTTGAGCGCCCGCTCCCACTAAGAATAAAGTTGTAAAAACAAAGAGCGGTTTTAGCATTGTTATATCCAGATAAGTTTTTGCGTTTCTTATTTAAGACCCGCTTCAATTTCGTACTGCTTGTTTAGGTCAACCGCATCACCGAACACAATGTCAGCTCGGTTAAACACCACACAAGGCGCAGCACAATGTGCTTCCAATCTTGTTGCGAGCCAGTCTTCAATGTTCATTCGACCTTTGGCCACGATTTGCTTCACTTCATCTTGGTCAGTGACGACTTCAAGCTGTTTTAGTGTGGTGAAGCTAATCGCCTTTTCAATATCAAGAACAGCGTAGTTGTGTCGTGGCGCATCTTCTTTGGTAAGTGCGTTGTAGGCAAACCCGCCCGCTATTCCAAACCCTAATGCTAAGGCAATTGTAAGTATCGTATTTGTCGGATTAATAGTATTTTTCATCGCGTTCACTCATATTTAATTGGTTTAATGACTGGGAAATTAAAATCGACCATTGTTCGGTCAATCGACTCAACGATGGTATAACCCTGTTCTTTATAGCCTTGAACACGCTTAAAATGCTCCTGTTTAGACGAAAAGAGTACCTGTTTAAAGGGGTCTGCAATAAAACGCACCAGGCCTGAGCCGTCTGGGTAGTTGATAAACACTTCCGAAAACATTCCTGAGACCGTTTTCAGGTCTTTAATGGTGCGTTTTTTAAACGGGTCACTTGCAATGTTAAGCGTGTTGTTTTTCTCCATTGCAACAATAGACTCTTCTTTTTGTCGAAGCGTTAGTGTCCAGTCCGCGTTTTTTAGAGCCGCTTCTGCGCCGCCTTTGTAATCCTCATAAGACTGAGTAGCTGTTCCAAACGCACCACCGTATTTACGTGCTCGACGATAACCAGTTTCAATAAACTCATCGGTTGAACCACCGCCCATAAGTGACCAGGCCTCGTCTATTAACACCACTTTTTTACGGTCTCTAGTGAGGTACATTTCTTGAGAAATTCGATACATCATAATCATCAAGATAACGCTTTGAAGATGCTTTTTACTTTTGAGTTCTTCTAGTTCCAGCACCGTGAAATCGTTCTTGAATGTGATATTAGCGTCACCGTCGAAATACTTGCCGTAAGCACCTTCTCTTGTCCAAGGGAACAGCATTACCCCCAAATCCGTTTTACGTTTATCGTTTTCAACACCGTCAATATTGGTTAAAAAGTAGCTGGCCAGGTCAGTAAGCGTCATCTTGTTACCAAGCGTCTTGTAAACGCAGGTAATCCCTTGCTCAAGCGTTGATTTCTCCCATGAAGAGAGTTCAATATCAGGTGACATCATTTGGCCAATTAACGGCTTAAGCATGTCCATTTCATCGTCAATATCTTGTATGTGGGTGAATGGGTTGACAATGATATTGGCGCTCTCGGTAAATTCGATAAATTCACCATCAATGAGGCGGCAGATATTCTCGTACCCGCGTCCTACGTCGATTACCCATACCTTTGCGCCAGTGGCTCTGTAAGAGAGTAAAACCTCCTGTGTTACGAATGTTTTACCCGAACCAGACGCGCCAACAATCGCAAAGTTAAAGTTCCCCGCTTCGTTGTCAAAAAATCTAACGTGGTCAATTGCCCGCGTCTCCCGACAAACGACATAACCGGTGTTTTCGTACCTTTCCACTCTGCAAGGCAAGGAGATAAAGACACGGCGTTCTGGCTAAACTTAGTTGAGAAGCGGTGCATTTTATTCAGGTCTTCAATCATTGAGCTGGTAAGCGCCATTGGCATTGACGATAAAAACGAAACAAGCTGTTGATAGCGGTCGTCCGCTAATCTAAAACCTTTAGAACGCCAAATAGCCATTACATCGGACTTGGCTTTTGCCGCGTCTTTCTTTTTCGTGATAAGCGTAATGTTTGTTGCCATCTTGATGAGGGTTCCACCGTCTTCAATCGAAGATAGGGCGTGCTTCCACTCCATCGCCTCTTCTCCTAGTTGAGGGTCAAGCTTGGCCATGTAGCCTTCTGTTTTACGAACAGAGGTCGCAGTCTTCAGTGTTGCTCTTGTCCGCATCGAGTCATAGTCTTGCACCACGGCGGACGTTGTAATCATAAAAGGGCACGGGTAAGCGAGTGAGCTTTGGAAAAAATCCCCAACCAAAGAAGACGTCTCGGCCAAGTGGAAGTGGCGCGGGTACTGAGCTACAGATAGCTGAATAATGGCCGTTTCTTCTTTTGACATGGAGTTTTGCAACAAAATATTGTTTTTAGTAACGGTGTACTCTTGCTCTCTTGAGACCATTTGTTTACGAATTTTTTCTTGCGGTTCATAGTTTTTAAACAGCTTGCTGGCTGGGTGAAACACTCTTGAGTGGTCAAGAAAGTCCGATACAAAATTGATTAAATCATTAGGCTTCCACGCAAAAGTGCCAAACCCAGCAGAGTTTAAAGTGGATTTGATTTGGTCGCGTAAAAGCAAGGCTTCTGTCACGTCGGCCTCATTCTTGTAATTGAACGGCGTTGCAACCGATACAATCAGCCTAAAATCTCTTATCAAGAGATTGTTGCCGTCAGGAAATAGAGACTTACCAATCCCATGAAGATAATAGTCAATCGTTCTGCGCGACATTGTTTGATAAATGTTTGTATTGCGCTTTTCGTGAGACTCTTTTTTAATGCCTAGCGTGCTATCGCTATAACGCTTTCTTGATAGTTCTTTTAAGGGCGGCATAATGTCAGAGGAGGCGTACAAGTGGATGCTAATCGAACTCCCTGTAGGCGCTTGCAGGTACAAAGACTGCAAAATGCTTTCCATTGAGTCGTTAGCACCGGTCTGAGGGTTGGCCTCCAGCGTAAAACCAAGAAAACCTTTTTTAGTGGTGGATTTTGATTCTTTGCTTAAGCTGTCACCGCCGTCTAAAATGAATAGGTCAGCCGAATCATGCCATCCCAAGTAAGGCAGTAGTGAGCTAAAGCTGTCTGTGTGAAATGAGTTTTTATACTCTTCGCGAGCTTTTAAATCCTCGTCCACTCCTAGTAAGATTTTAAAGCTTTGTAAAATCTCCCCGCCTTGTTGCTTGGCCATTTCTACGACTTTTTCTATCATTTTTTTTACGCCTTAAATTACTGATTAATGGAAAGACCTGTGCGGTACTTAGCTTCTTTGAAATGCTCGACTTCCCATTGCGCTTTTTGAATCAAAAGATACGAGAATGACTGGTCGTGCAGCACTTGGTTTTTATCTTCCCACGGCGCAAGCCACACTCTCAACGTGACCGGCTTTTGGTATAAAGGAGTGCCGCTCTTGATAGCTTGTCCGGTTATGCGTGGAACTAATTTAACCGCTTCGGTCTTGCTGGCTTTAGTGTCCACGTCCCCTGACTCATCACCAGGCAACGCTGAATTCTCTTGCTGAGAGGGCAGGTTGTTTTCGAGCGAGTTCTGGTGAATACCCGTAACCGATTTACAAGAAACACCCGGCTGTGCCTTACAAGCAAAATCACTTGATGCGTCATAGCCACTGAGAGATGCACAACCAGAAAGTAGGGTTAATGCCGATGCCGCAAACGCAGCTTTTAATAAATGATTCATGCTCACTCCTTTACTTTGAATTTGCGTTCAACCACGCGTCGATTTTGTCTGCCGGCGCGTAACCAGGCTGCATTTTTCCACTTTTGGCAAGTAGAGAAGGTGTCCCGCTTACCCCAATGTTGGCTGCGAGCGCCAGGGTGCGAGTAATGCTTTCTTTACCGCACATTTTCCCGCTCTGTGGTTCAACGCCATTTAGCATGTAATTTGTCCAAGCATTTGCTGGGTTTGATTCACACATCATTCTGGTCATAATGGCCTGCCCTTCGGGTTTAAAAGGAGTTGGGAATACATACATTGTGTAGTTGTCTAATTTATTAATCTCTTGTTCAAGCTTTTTGCAAAATGGGCACGCGGGGTCGGTAAACACCGCAAACTCACGCTTACCGTTGCCTTTCACGACTTTGATAGCGTCGTTAAAGGGTAATTCCGCAAAGTTGTACGAAGTGAATGAATCAATACGTGCTTGCGTTACATCCGTGTTATTGCTTGAGTCAAAAACATGGCCAATTACAAAGTGAGACCCCTCTTTGTTTGTATAAATGATTTTGTTTCGGTCTACCACAAGCTCCACCAGGCCTGGTATCTCTTTTACGAATTCCGCACTGGTAATTTTCGTGTTGGGAAACTTTTGCTGTAATGAGTTTTTCAGCTCAATGTTTTGTGAAAAAGCTGAGGTGGTGGCGATTGATAAAGCCAGTGCAATAAGTGTTTTTTTCATCATGTTTAAATTCCCTAATTACCAGTTTTGATTGTTTGTTTGCATATTGCCCGGCTGTATAATGCCTTGCACTTGTTGGAGCGTTTGGCTTGTGCCTGTTACTAAGTCGCCAATGGTCATGTCACCCATTCCACCAGAGTTACCTTGTTGATTTGTTGCAGAGGGTTGAGCAAGGTTTTGCATTTGCGCCTGGCCTTGACCATTTCCTTGTGCCGTTGCAACTTCACCAGGCTTTAAGTGAAATCCGCTTGTGAAAACAATGTCTATCATTCGACCGGCATCCACTTCTATGACTGGGAAAATCTTTTCAGCCAGGTCAATGAAGTAACGAGACAATCTATCTAAAGTTGTACCGACCCCTTGCCCTAGTCCAGCAACCGCCGCATCTTCTGCTGAGATAAAGCTTTCTGTTTGAGTTCCTAGTGCAGACGTTGTGTAATTTGTTGTCGATTGTTTAAAGGCATTACCAATCCCAGCCCCGATACCAATCATTAACCCGTTCGCAATTAACTGACCTTGTTTTGATACAAGACGGCCTTTCGCACCCACCTTACCGGTCTCATCGTAAACAAAGCCTTTAACAGCCGACTCGAATACGCGCTCATCGGTTGTAACGCATGACATTTTTTCCAAGCGAATAATGGCTCTTTCGCTCGAAATGTCACCATAACCAGACCCTATCACTCGGCACTGCTTAAAGTCGTATTCGTAGCTGTTTGGGAGCTTTGCAATGTC encodes the following:
- a CDS encoding DUF5934 domain-containing protein, whose translation is MIEKVVEMAKQQGGEILQSFKILLGVDEDLKAREEYKNSFHTDSFSSLLPYLGWHDSADLFILDGGDSLSKESKSTTKKGFLGFTLEANPQTGANDSMESILQSLYLQAPTGSSISIHLYASSDIMPPLKELSRKRYSDSTLGIKKESHEKRNTNIYQTMSRRTIDYYLHGIGKSLFPDGNNLLIRDFRLIVSVATPFNYKNEADVTEALLLRDQIKSTLNSAGFGTFAWKPNDLINFVSDFLDHSRVFHPASKLFKNYEPQEKIRKQMVSREQEYTVTKNNILLQNSMSKEETAIIQLSVAQYPRHFHLAETSSLVGDFFQSSLAYPCPFMITTSAVVQDYDSMRTRATLKTATSVRKTEGYMAKLDPQLGEEAMEWKHALSSIEDGGTLIKMATNITLITKKKDAAKAKSDVMAIWRSKGFRLADDRYQQLVSFLSSMPMALTSSMIEDLNKMHRFSTKFSQNAVSLSPCLAEWKGTKTPVMSFVGRRGQLTTLDFLTTKRGTLTLRLLARLVRVKHS
- a CDS encoding ATP-binding protein is translated as MDHVRFFDNEAGNFNFAIVGASGSGKTFVTQEVLLSYRATGAKVWVIDVGRGYENICRLIDGEFIEFTESANIIVNPFTHIQDIDDEMDMLKPLIGQMMSPDIELSSWEKSTLEQGITCVYKTLGNKMTLTDLASYFLTNIDGVENDKRKTDLGVMLFPWTREGAYGKYFDGDANITFKNDFTVLELEELKSKKHLQSVILMIMMYRISQEMYLTRDRKKVVLIDEAWSLMGGGSTDEFIETGYRRARKYGGAFGTATQSYEDYKGGAEAALKNADWTLTLRQKEESIVAMEKNNTLNIASDPFKKRTIKDLKTVSGMFSEVFINYPDGSGLVRFIADPFKQVLFSSKQEHFKRVQGYKEQGYTIVESIDRTMVDFNFPVIKPIKYE
- a CDS encoding conjugal transfer protein TraF, translated to MLKPLFVFTTLFLVGAGAQASTDSRVDYKSAFQCEGKEKFNWYCEEEVALPPIIEKKPEPAPPKEAPPAEVKAPEISEFARIQARLQELLQIAYVNPSEENIYNYIQFQNDVTTKAAVFADNWKRVQWVNPELDYSQKFPTAQMAKAVNNRTNIQKQDSNLESLKEQGYGLFFFYRSDCDYCHQMEFPVKLLAERSKMDVMSISVDGVLVDKFPNSQVDTGQAANLGVTQTPTIMLINTKTKDIQPIATGWVSVQELEKRIYVLTATKPGDNF
- a CDS encoding TraV family lipoprotein, whose product is MNHLLKAAFAASALTLLSGCASLSGYDASSDFACKAQPGVSCKSVTGIHQNSLENNLPSQQENSALPGDESGDVDTKASKTEAVKLVPRITGQAIKSGTPLYQKPVTLRVWLAPWEDKNQVLHDQSFSYLLIQKAQWEVEHFKEAKYRTGLSINQ
- a CDS encoding conjugal transfer protein TraH, coding for MKTPIVKLNKLLVGMALAMTVSTSAHASLSDMQSFFNEVGVYGNASGANTFQGQTRNYITGGSLTVRIPQKNYQLATFDPPRLSASCGGIDAFAGSFSFINSEQLVQMLQNIGNNAAGAVFQLAMDSVAPQLGAVLKYFQDMANKINALNVNSCEAAKGIVLAGQNGSLQNGFFNDMKEMGSNVLGVAQDWSGIKESFDKDPKEVTKTKDSLIGSSSPLSEDEKFWVSPGNLLWRAMDKVTTNGGGLSNDEKHIIQALVGTVIIKDGSGDTPMPEAAHELPMFLSPLEAFMGTDPSSQVVLPIYTCSDVQTCKTVSNTGQTVRIKSLRNIIHEKMQKTQEKIMNRSGGVTLDDYEVVNMSFLPVWTMMESEYRTGGVLGTLNAAEEVIALAYTAGLLKRTLKSVHVALQATGKAKNEGIQLAVKQLEAEIYRVNSEVDRGMQEAMVRFSTYTTAKQSLEFEVKSVKERTAQQLFAINRTR
- a CDS encoding DsbC family protein; translation: MMKKTLIALALSIATTSAFSQNIELKNSLQQKFPNTKITSAEFVKEIPGLVELVVDRNKIIYTNKEGSHFVIGHVFDSSNNTDVTQARIDSFTSYNFAELPFNDAIKVVKGNGKREFAVFTDPACPFCKKLEQEINKLDNYTMYVFPTPFKPEGQAIMTRMMCESNPANAWTNYMLNGVEPQSGKMCGKESITRTLALAANIGVSGTPSLLAKSGKMQPGYAPADKIDAWLNANSK